In Pseudobacter ginsenosidimutans, the following are encoded in one genomic region:
- a CDS encoding recombinase family protein, which yields MPFIWLHLKSKMRRARKEGRWMASAPIGYINKSTEDGRKFITPKEPAASIIRWAFEEIAKGQFVADQIRKEATKKGLKCSRSNFWNAIRSPVYCGKILIPKFKEEEPLIVEGQHEPIISESLFDEVRDMISGRKRNKRTAAARKEEQTYTTITTVLPNAEPGTRLLKQMSYL from the coding sequence TTGCCTTTTATCTGGCTGCACCTGAAGTCGAAAATGCGCAGAGCCAGAAAAGAAGGACGATGGATGGCGTCAGCTCCCATAGGTTATATCAACAAATCAACTGAAGATGGACGCAAGTTTATTACACCGAAAGAGCCTGCTGCCTCTATTATTCGTTGGGCTTTTGAAGAAATAGCGAAAGGTCAGTTTGTTGCAGATCAGATTCGCAAAGAAGCTACCAAGAAAGGGCTGAAATGCAGTCGAAGCAATTTCTGGAATGCAATCAGGAGCCCCGTGTATTGTGGGAAAATTCTGATACCGAAATTCAAAGAAGAAGAACCCCTGATTGTGGAAGGCCAGCACGAGCCGATTATTTCCGAATCCTTATTTGATGAAGTGCGGGATATGATCAGTGGCCGAAAAAGAAATAAACGCACAGCAGCGGCTCGAAAGGAAGAGCAGACGTATACTACTATTACCACTGTACTTCCAAATGCGGAGCCAGGTACAAGGCTCCTGAAGCAAATGAGCTATTTGTAG
- a CDS encoding recombinase family protein, whose product MLESTVVYEDHSAKTFNRPEWSKLLSDQRQHKGKTDIILFNKWDRFSRNTGDAYPMISTLRRLGIEPQAEEQLLDLSIPENKMMLAFYLAAPEVENAQSQKRRTMDGVSSHRLYQQIN is encoded by the coding sequence TTGCTCGAATCAACTGTTGTATATGAGGATCATTCGGCAAAAACATTCAACCGGCCTGAGTGGAGCAAACTCTTATCCGACCAACGCCAACACAAAGGAAAAACAGATATTATCCTATTTAACAAATGGGACAGGTTCAGCCGCAATACCGGTGACGCTTACCCGATGATCAGTACACTCCGACGATTGGGTATAGAGCCACAAGCAGAAGAGCAACTGCTTGATCTTTCCATCCCAGAAAACAAGATGATGCTTGCCTTTTATCTGGCTGCACCTGAAGTCGAAAATGCGCAGAGCCAGAAAAGAAGGACGATGGATGGCGTCAGCTCCCATAGGTTATATCAACAAATCAACTGA
- a CDS encoding ABC transporter ATP-binding protein: MIWKTNGTRASATGVHRILLPKTFAMNKLLIKNLNKTYSNGVKAINNISLEISSGLFGLLGPNGAGKSSLMRTIVGLQHADSGEIIFNNVNVVDDPLFLKKQLGFLPQDFGVYPKIAAYDLLNHLAILKGVTDSHERKEQILSLLQKVNLYAYRKKEVHTFSGGMKQRFGVAQTLLGNPKIIIVDEPTAGLDPEERNRFNSLLSELGEDIIIILSTHLVEDVRNLCSQMAIINNGSVLKQGNPNDLIAGLQGRIGRKQIKKQELDGYKRDYWVISSQFITGNLNIHIMADMMPAGFQPIYPTLEDVYFSILNQNSN; this comes from the coding sequence TTGATTTGGAAAACAAATGGGACACGAGCCAGTGCGACCGGAGTGCATAGAATTCTATTGCCTAAAACCTTTGCTATGAATAAATTACTGATCAAAAATCTAAACAAGACCTACTCCAATGGAGTAAAAGCCATCAACAACATTTCATTGGAAATAAGCAGTGGTTTGTTTGGATTGCTGGGGCCCAACGGTGCAGGGAAATCATCGCTCATGCGCACTATAGTTGGACTGCAACATGCCGATAGCGGCGAGATCATTTTCAACAACGTAAATGTTGTGGATGATCCTCTCTTCCTTAAAAAACAGTTGGGTTTTTTACCGCAAGACTTTGGTGTGTATCCTAAAATAGCTGCATATGACCTGCTGAACCACCTAGCTATTTTGAAAGGAGTTACCGACTCCCACGAAAGAAAGGAACAAATATTATCGCTACTGCAAAAAGTGAATCTATATGCTTATCGAAAAAAAGAAGTACATACTTTTTCAGGTGGCATGAAACAAAGATTTGGAGTTGCCCAGACATTATTGGGCAATCCGAAGATTATTATTGTAGATGAACCCACGGCAGGACTTGACCCCGAAGAGCGCAACAGGTTTAACAGTCTGCTCAGTGAACTGGGAGAAGACATCATCATCATTCTTTCCACACATCTGGTGGAAGATGTTCGCAATTTGTGCTCGCAAATGGCTATCATTAATAACGGGTCTGTTTTGAAACAAGGTAATCCTAATGATCTTATTGCAGGCCTTCAAGGGCGCATCGGACGAAAGCAAATAAAAAAGCAGGAGCTTGACGGTTATAAAAGAGATTACTGGGTAATATCCTCACAGTTCATAACAGGCAATCTAAATATTCATATCATGGCCGATATGATGCCTGCTGGGTTCCAGCCTATATACCCCACCCTGGAAGATGTGTATTTCTCTATACTTAACCAGAATTCAAATTAA
- a CDS encoding M1 family aminopeptidase, whose translation MTALFLFDIKRFFKRWSTYVLLTLIVALGVVIGKDAHFTISESVYQNSPYQISFITALFSLSAILFSTILVAQHANKELDHNFQQIFFSTPIRKNQFIGARFASLLTISFFLTVLFTGSFLFGHQLSASNLKSESVSWLYYIQPVLLFTFINTLLITAVLSFVGWISKNKLIIYVSGLLLYMIYTVTLIYSGSPLIAGALPQSEQSRLISAVVDPFGMSAYFYQTSSWTVEQRNTQLISIKGLFALNRMIVVLVSLLFLFLSVRKFSFSKRQSRTPSKSKENTHENNLSFSYKRTPTQHNAQAQAKSLLSFSKIHLTYIVKSIPFILALLCVLFTVGMEMYAAIEKGLRIPQQYVSSGLMTNTIIQHFYELGLIIVLYYAFDIFWRSNSVRFDLIENSTANTSTAYFSKWISLTAVALIFTIALIFEGIVFQLLYNYPAIEWKVYGNLLLFITLPLILMSGFLLLIKKIINRKYVGLGVAILFVLIMATSIGKNFITHPLAKILHVVQVKYSDMNGFGIYGSAYLKGIFFELCCLVALLCIYNLVKKTNRSWQVWMLLIGAVSISSYTGIKLLDGYKPKSETAGLTAQANYETQYRKYSNRPQPTVTSIITTVDLFPEENAYHIKGSYTLENKTNSNIDSILVNFANDFKIESAALQIADEIIRVKDQYQVLALQKALMPNQKATFHFNISYQWKAVNGHQSFNAIVENGSFIRISRYYPHFGYVLENEIEDDAIRKKYKLGAMSATTRFDAPKTANDDFITLDMTISTSGNQTALGIGELTKNWKQQNRNYFQYKTNDLIPFRFGISSAQYAVKKENYKGKSIEIYFHPTHAENVDHLMNNARLTMDYCETNFANYPFETIRFAEVSGFTSGFAATAYPTTIYMTENMVFHSNIKADKQQDVINELAGHELAHLWWGNNQINPDDRDGSAMLTETLAMYTEMMLLKKMHGKEKMLDRIKMHLDIYSFSKGFSIEQPLYKVQAGETHISYSKGAVVMYLLSELIGEQKINEVLRSFIEKHKFPYPKPVSTDFLTELYRLTNPSVHPKIDTLFKKLSR comes from the coding sequence ATGACAGCCTTATTCTTATTCGATATAAAGCGTTTCTTCAAAAGATGGAGCACCTATGTATTACTGACATTGATAGTTGCATTGGGCGTAGTGATAGGAAAAGATGCACATTTTACAATAAGCGAAAGTGTTTATCAAAATTCACCTTACCAAATTTCTTTTATCACCGCGCTCTTCAGTTTATCAGCTATATTATTTTCAACCATTTTGGTAGCCCAGCATGCAAACAAAGAGCTGGACCATAATTTTCAGCAGATATTTTTCAGCACACCAATCAGGAAAAATCAATTTATTGGAGCAAGATTTGCATCATTGTTAACAATCAGCTTTTTCCTCACCGTTTTATTTACAGGAAGCTTTTTGTTTGGCCATCAATTATCGGCATCCAACCTAAAGAGTGAGTCTGTTTCATGGCTCTATTACATACAACCTGTTCTTTTGTTTACTTTCATCAACACGCTTCTTATAACGGCTGTGTTAAGCTTTGTCGGATGGATCTCAAAAAACAAACTGATCATATACGTGAGCGGACTATTGCTGTACATGATATATACGGTCACTCTCATTTATTCAGGTTCACCATTAATTGCAGGGGCGCTGCCGCAATCAGAACAATCCAGGTTAATCAGTGCTGTTGTAGATCCATTTGGGATGTCCGCATACTTTTATCAAACATCATCCTGGACAGTTGAACAAAGAAACACACAACTGATTTCGATAAAGGGATTATTTGCCTTGAATAGAATGATTGTTGTACTCGTCTCTTTATTGTTTCTTTTTTTAAGTGTCAGAAAATTTAGTTTTTCAAAAAGACAATCAAGGACCCCATCCAAATCAAAAGAAAACACACACGAGAATAATTTGAGCTTCAGCTACAAACGCACGCCTACACAACATAATGCCCAGGCACAAGCAAAATCCTTGCTTTCTTTTTCTAAAATACATTTAACCTATATTGTAAAAAGCATTCCATTTATATTGGCTTTATTGTGTGTCCTTTTTACGGTAGGAATGGAAATGTATGCTGCAATTGAAAAGGGCCTCAGAATTCCACAGCAATATGTGAGCTCAGGATTAATGACCAATACCATTATTCAGCATTTTTATGAATTAGGTTTGATAATCGTATTGTATTATGCATTTGATATTTTTTGGCGAAGCAACTCTGTACGTTTTGACCTGATTGAAAACAGTACCGCCAATACTTCAACCGCTTATTTTTCAAAGTGGATATCATTAACAGCGGTAGCATTAATTTTTACCATTGCATTAATTTTTGAAGGAATTGTATTCCAATTATTATACAACTATCCGGCCATTGAATGGAAAGTGTATGGGAACCTGCTTCTCTTTATCACGTTGCCATTGATTTTAATGAGCGGGTTTCTATTATTGATTAAGAAAATAATCAACCGGAAGTATGTAGGACTGGGTGTTGCAATATTATTCGTTTTAATAATGGCAACATCCATTGGTAAAAATTTTATCACACATCCCCTGGCGAAAATACTCCACGTCGTTCAGGTGAAGTACAGTGATATGAATGGATTTGGTATATATGGTTCTGCGTATTTAAAAGGAATATTCTTTGAGCTTTGTTGTCTGGTAGCATTACTCTGCATCTACAACCTGGTAAAGAAAACCAATAGAAGCTGGCAGGTATGGATGTTGTTGATCGGAGCTGTCTCTATATCTTCTTATACCGGCATAAAATTATTGGATGGATATAAGCCAAAAAGCGAAACAGCCGGTTTAACAGCACAGGCAAATTATGAAACGCAGTATCGTAAATACAGCAACCGTCCTCAACCAACTGTTACCAGCATAATTACAACTGTAGATTTGTTTCCGGAAGAAAACGCTTACCATATAAAAGGCAGCTACACACTTGAAAACAAAACCAATTCAAACATCGACAGCATCCTGGTAAATTTTGCCAATGATTTTAAAATTGAAAGTGCAGCGCTCCAAATTGCTGATGAAATAATTAGAGTCAAAGATCAGTACCAGGTGCTTGCACTTCAGAAAGCGTTAATGCCAAATCAAAAGGCAACCTTTCATTTCAATATTTCCTACCAGTGGAAGGCGGTGAACGGCCATCAATCATTTAATGCCATTGTTGAAAATGGTTCCTTTATACGCATTAGCCGATACTATCCTCATTTTGGATATGTACTGGAAAATGAAATTGAAGATGACGCAATCAGAAAAAAATACAAACTGGGTGCCATGTCGGCTACCACAAGATTTGACGCACCAAAGACTGCTAATGATGATTTCATTACACTTGATATGACGATCTCTACATCAGGCAATCAAACGGCCCTTGGCATTGGAGAGTTAACCAAAAACTGGAAACAACAAAACAGGAATTATTTTCAGTACAAAACCAATGATCTTATTCCGTTTCGGTTTGGTATATCTTCTGCTCAATACGCGGTAAAAAAAGAAAACTATAAAGGCAAAAGTATTGAGATCTATTTTCACCCAACACATGCAGAGAATGTAGATCATCTCATGAATAATGCACGGTTAACCATGGATTATTGCGAAACAAATTTTGCAAACTATCCATTTGAAACCATCCGGTTTGCAGAAGTATCGGGCTTTACCAGTGGCTTTGCAGCTACGGCTTATCCTACTACCATCTACATGACAGAAAACATGGTTTTTCACTCCAATATTAAAGCCGATAAGCAACAGGATGTGATCAATGAATTAGCTGGGCATGAATTAGCTCATTTGTGGTGGGGCAATAATCAAATAAATCCAGACGACAGAGATGGATCGGCCATGCTTACCGAAACATTGGCCATGTACACCGAAATGATGTTGCTCAAAAAAATGCATGGCAAAGAAAAAATGTTGGATCGCATTAAAATGCACCTCGATATTTATTCCTTCAGCAAAGGTTTTTCAATAGAACAGCCATTGTATAAGGTTCAGGCAGGAGAAACTCATATATCCTATTCAAAAGGAGCCGTGGTGATGTATCTTTTAAGTGAATTAATAGGTGAGCAAAAAATAAATGAGGTGCTGAGAAGTTTTATTGAGAAACATAAATTCCCGTATCCAAAACCTGTTTCAACAGATTTCTTAACGGAGCTATACCGTTTAACGAACCCCTCAGTTCATCCTAAAATAGATACATTATTTAAAAAATTGAGCCGCTAA
- a CDS encoding S41 family peptidase has protein sequence MFTRRLLTFCLLFIGTGFAYGQDCTCSTAFQWMKKTFEENDAGFTYILSIKGRAAYDYHNLKIQEKVNVARSREECRLVLQEWLRFFRKGHVYIKALETEKGNETPAPAQQLDTLSIKNQFKEWPRLQIDLPEFEKYLSNKKTQDFEGIWDFPPYKIAIKKTENGYKGVLINKVSPYWESGQIKLEIIREGNELKGVGYMRDHSKAKSDQLESIGQNYLQVAGFWLKRLAPVLPTETEVQDYLTSLNTKSPFIKQLDKNTLYFRIPSFDPSQKKVIDSVLNANDKILSTMPNLIIDIRGNGGGSDFSFSNIIPYLKTNPISTVGVEYLSTSMNNKRMLDFLNKPEYKTFFSNEQKEWIKKSYDTLQKHLGEFVYLNEPIKGKEAEESFTKKVYPRQVGIIIDGDVGSTAEQFVLAAKQSKKVKFFGTPTFGALDISNMYSIKDPCNEYELGYCLSRSKRIPQYILDDRGLQPDYFISNEVPGFKWVTYVKQILEQ, from the coding sequence ATGTTCACCAGACGCTTACTAACCTTCTGCCTTCTATTTATCGGAACAGGGTTTGCCTATGGCCAGGACTGCACCTGTAGCACAGCTTTCCAATGGATGAAAAAGACTTTTGAGGAGAATGATGCGGGATTTACATACATACTTTCAATAAAAGGACGGGCCGCATATGATTATCATAATCTAAAAATCCAGGAAAAAGTCAATGTAGCAAGAAGCAGGGAAGAATGCCGGCTTGTACTGCAGGAGTGGTTGCGTTTTTTTAGAAAAGGGCATGTTTACATAAAAGCACTTGAAACCGAAAAGGGAAACGAAACCCCGGCTCCTGCTCAACAATTAGATACGCTTTCTATCAAGAATCAATTTAAAGAATGGCCACGATTACAAATAGATCTTCCTGAATTTGAAAAATACCTGAGTAATAAGAAAACTCAGGACTTTGAGGGTATTTGGGATTTCCCTCCTTATAAAATTGCTATTAAAAAAACAGAAAATGGATATAAGGGTGTTCTAATAAATAAAGTTTCTCCTTATTGGGAATCAGGACAGATAAAACTGGAAATAATAAGAGAAGGTAATGAGTTAAAAGGGGTAGGTTACATGCGTGATCATTCCAAAGCTAAAAGCGATCAACTAGAAAGTATCGGTCAGAATTATTTACAAGTTGCCGGCTTTTGGTTGAAGCGGCTGGCGCCGGTTCTTCCTACGGAAACAGAAGTCCAGGACTATTTAACATCACTGAATACCAAAAGCCCATTTATAAAACAGTTGGACAAAAACACACTGTATTTCAGAATCCCTTCATTTGATCCGAGCCAGAAAAAGGTAATTGACAGTGTGCTGAACGCGAACGATAAAATCCTGTCAACTATGCCAAACCTTATTATCGATATTCGGGGTAATGGAGGTGGTAGCGATTTTAGCTTTAGTAATATCATACCCTATTTAAAAACGAATCCAATATCAACTGTTGGAGTTGAATACCTGAGTACATCGATGAATAATAAAAGGATGTTGGATTTTCTTAATAAACCAGAATACAAAACTTTTTTTTCTAATGAACAAAAGGAATGGATAAAGAAATCATACGATACTTTACAGAAGCATTTGGGAGAATTTGTCTATTTGAACGAACCTATAAAAGGTAAAGAAGCGGAGGAATCTTTCACAAAAAAAGTATACCCCAGGCAAGTGGGTATAATAATAGATGGCGATGTAGGCAGCACAGCTGAACAATTTGTGCTGGCGGCTAAACAAAGCAAAAAAGTAAAATTTTTTGGAACTCCTACTTTTGGGGCACTTGATATTTCAAATATGTACTCTATAAAAGATCCCTGCAACGAATATGAGTTAGGGTATTGTCTTTCTCGCAGTAAGCGAATCCCGCAATATATCTTAGATGATCGTGGTTTGCAGCCGGATTATTTTATTAGCAATGAAGTTCCGGGGTTTAAATGGGTCACATATGTGAAGCAAATTTTGGAACAGTAG
- a CDS encoding GreA/GreB family elongation factor translates to MSNNFILLQEDFQLLTSALNTDKHYLELSDAEKNKIKDKLANAQQVSAIDFPNNVSRLYDVITLRNIKTRQNLQFKLVPPAERDNWSGKISALSPLGIALLGVIQGQSVSWQAGNKTNYYTVMEVRNAVFI, encoded by the coding sequence ATGAGCAATAACTTCATTCTCTTACAGGAAGATTTTCAACTGTTAACCTCAGCTCTCAATACTGATAAACATTATTTAGAACTTTCAGATGCAGAGAAAAATAAAATAAAAGACAAGCTGGCCAACGCCCAACAGGTAAGCGCTATAGACTTCCCGAACAATGTATCTCGCTTGTACGATGTTATTACCTTACGAAACATCAAGACCCGGCAAAATCTGCAATTCAAACTGGTTCCACCTGCTGAAAGGGATAACTGGTCCGGAAAAATATCAGCTCTTTCTCCACTTGGTATCGCTTTGCTTGGAGTTATACAAGGACAAAGCGTTTCCTGGCAGGCTGGTAATAAGACGAATTATTACACGGTAATGGAAGTTCGCAATGCTGTATTTATTTAG
- a CDS encoding trypsin-like peptidase domain-containing protein yields the protein MNIFTSQKFRACLIGLGLLLNTSLAFTQQLDYKSLQSSIQAVVKKVSGATVAVSDYDTLKNRVSGLTFSAVVVSKDGIILTAAHAAKPHQIYQVAFPDGKKVLAIGLGSNNVNDAAIIKIMSPGNWPYAEMGWSGNLLPFQPCISMGYPQNMKQSGHPLVRFGYINESDINPGFLCNTALMEPGDSGGPLFDLNGRVIGIHSRIVQSLDANFEVPVDIFRKNWDKLLVQQTYIYPDSSDQKKLDNLSQNTSKPIPALENMPENFTTVLSKIAPAAINIASQLKGDESSALGALVALPNAASKNKSYIISKSSIVGNDSIFVSIKEESLPATAIARDSLKDLVLLEVAADLKNGIDILAGSYSNDMYKDAGTFLLSPGTNYGSNRVSILSSPTIGFIPAGWKSYLGVSSIEKNNTLLINQIDAFGPAKSAKLKPGDKIESIDGVKVTTCSDFEWLVSTIRPSTTIQFKGKRRWFGYTKKITLKQKAFSQPSPQHMAEQFEGGKSERKDGFKKAFSHDARLYPSECGGPVFDGEGNFMGINIARISRTTSLAIPAEEVRLFLKEALKK from the coding sequence ATGAACATTTTCACCTCTCAAAAGTTCCGCGCCTGCCTGATCGGATTGGGTTTACTCCTCAATACCAGCCTGGCTTTCACCCAGCAACTCGACTACAAATCCCTTCAATCCTCCATCCAGGCCGTTGTCAAAAAAGTTTCCGGCGCCACCGTTGCCGTATCTGACTATGATACCCTTAAAAACCGCGTAAGCGGGCTAACCTTCAGCGCTGTTGTTGTCAGCAAAGATGGAATCATCCTCACAGCCGCTCATGCTGCCAAACCTCATCAGATTTACCAGGTAGCATTCCCCGATGGCAAAAAGGTATTAGCCATCGGCCTCGGAAGCAATAACGTTAACGATGCTGCTATCATCAAAATAATGTCTCCGGGTAACTGGCCATACGCCGAAATGGGATGGTCGGGAAATCTGCTTCCTTTTCAGCCCTGCATCAGCATGGGCTATCCGCAAAATATGAAGCAAAGCGGACATCCATTAGTACGATTCGGTTATATCAACGAAAGTGATATCAACCCGGGATTCCTTTGCAACACTGCCCTGATGGAACCAGGCGATTCCGGCGGACCTTTATTCGATCTGAATGGACGCGTGATCGGTATTCACAGCAGGATCGTTCAATCATTGGATGCGAATTTTGAAGTTCCCGTGGATATCTTCCGTAAGAACTGGGACAAACTGCTCGTGCAGCAAACATATATTTACCCGGACTCAAGCGATCAAAAAAAACTGGATAACCTCTCGCAAAACACAAGCAAGCCAATTCCCGCGCTGGAAAACATGCCTGAAAACTTCACGACAGTTTTATCGAAAATTGCACCAGCCGCTATAAACATTGCCAGCCAATTGAAGGGCGATGAATCCTCTGCCCTGGGGGCGCTTGTTGCCTTGCCAAACGCAGCATCCAAAAACAAATCGTACATCATCAGCAAAAGCTCTATCGTAGGCAACGATTCAATATTTGTTTCCATCAAAGAGGAATCTCTTCCCGCAACTGCCATTGCACGGGATTCCTTAAAAGACCTTGTACTCCTGGAAGTTGCTGCTGACCTTAAAAATGGAATCGATATCCTTGCGGGCTCCTACAGCAATGATATGTATAAAGATGCCGGTACATTCCTCCTGTCTCCTGGCACAAACTACGGCTCCAACAGGGTTAGTATTTTGAGCTCACCAACAATCGGTTTCATTCCCGCCGGCTGGAAATCATACCTGGGAGTGAGTTCGATAGAAAAGAACAATACACTCCTGATAAACCAGATCGATGCATTCGGTCCCGCTAAATCTGCAAAACTTAAACCCGGCGATAAGATCGAAAGCATCGATGGCGTGAAAGTAACTACCTGTTCAGATTTTGAATGGCTGGTATCAACCATCCGTCCTTCAACCACCATTCAGTTCAAAGGAAAAAGACGTTGGTTTGGCTACACGAAAAAAATAACGCTGAAACAGAAAGCATTCTCTCAACCCAGCCCTCAGCATATGGCGGAACAATTTGAAGGAGGAAAAAGCGAACGCAAAGATGGATTCAAAAAAGCGTTTAGTCATGATGCAAGATTATATCCCTCAGAATGCGGAGGTCCTGTATTCGACGGTGAAGGAAATTTTATGGGCATCAATATTGCGCGCATATCCAGAACAACTTCTCTCGCCATTCCTGCTGAAGAAGTGAGGCTGTTTTTGAAAGAGGCGCTGAAAAAATAA
- a CDS encoding RNA polymerase sigma factor has protein sequence MLKPLENTGLLNAIAQNDERAFRAVFDQYHQQLAAFVFSITRSRELTEEIIQDVFLKIWEERNSLPELKSFTAYLFIVTRNHTLNAIRKISQVRKKQEAVNRHLIQTEEEEIPVENYYALLDNAVDQLPMQQKRVFLLRQQGLKNADIAYQMNISVHSVKKYQQWALQAIARLIKTGAFLLISIFF, from the coding sequence GTGTTAAAGCCTCTGGAAAATACAGGCCTGCTCAATGCAATAGCGCAAAACGATGAACGCGCTTTCAGAGCTGTTTTTGATCAATACCATCAACAGCTGGCTGCCTTTGTTTTTTCCATTACAAGATCCAGAGAGCTTACGGAAGAGATCATCCAGGATGTGTTCCTCAAGATCTGGGAAGAAAGGAATTCACTTCCTGAACTGAAAAGTTTCACAGCCTATCTTTTTATCGTTACCCGGAACCATACCCTCAATGCAATCAGAAAGATCAGCCAGGTGAGAAAGAAACAGGAAGCCGTCAATCGGCATCTCATCCAGACTGAAGAGGAAGAAATTCCCGTCGAGAATTATTATGCCCTGCTCGACAATGCCGTTGATCAGCTCCCGATGCAACAAAAAAGAGTCTTCCTTCTCAGGCAGCAGGGACTTAAGAATGCAGATATCGCCTACCAGATGAATATCTCCGTTCATTCCGTTAAAAAGTACCAGCAGTGGGCATTACAGGCTATTGCCAGGCTGATCAAAACAGGCGCTTTCCTGCTTATTTCAATATTTTTTTGA
- a CDS encoding FecR family protein — MAISRIDILIERFRNGSIGEEEHAELLHLLSMEEHAAIARKFFREVMDQQPANASFFNTGESNLLFGSVQQKIQERKPVLRRLPWLKWTAAAAAACLLVIAGYQYFNKTGNGSKETELAAQQTVKPDFLPGKKNKAVLILADNSQIVLDSTNAGILGKQGSSMIRKAENGEIIYETGMDPNQSSGPVYNILEIPVGGEYSLVLSDGSKVWLNAASRLKFPVKFTGDSREVEVSGEAYFEIAKNKSKPFRVRFNNSTVEVLGTHFNVSAYENDHVQAVTLLEGSVKVLNPLSQVMIKPGEQARLSTSSTISVKQVDAEEAVAWKNGYFSFADEDIKSIMKKLARWYGFSAEYHGNVDGERFGGMISRFKNISEVLSMFERTGTIQFKLIQGDASGKGRKIIITK; from the coding sequence ATGGCCATATCAAGAATAGACATACTCATAGAGCGTTTCAGGAACGGATCGATCGGCGAAGAAGAACATGCTGAGCTCCTGCATCTTCTTTCAATGGAAGAACATGCCGCTATTGCCAGGAAATTCTTCAGGGAAGTAATGGACCAGCAACCGGCAAACGCCTCTTTCTTCAACACAGGAGAAAGTAATCTGCTCTTTGGATCTGTTCAGCAAAAGATACAGGAACGTAAGCCAGTCTTACGCAGGCTTCCCTGGTTGAAATGGACTGCCGCCGCTGCAGCAGCCTGCCTACTGGTCATTGCAGGTTACCAGTATTTCAATAAAACAGGAAATGGATCCAAAGAAACTGAACTGGCTGCTCAGCAAACTGTGAAACCGGATTTCCTGCCCGGCAAAAAGAACAAGGCCGTGCTGATCCTTGCTGACAACTCACAGATCGTGCTGGACTCCACCAATGCCGGCATACTCGGAAAACAAGGCTCGTCCATGATCAGGAAAGCTGAGAATGGAGAGATCATTTACGAAACGGGAATGGACCCAAACCAATCATCCGGCCCCGTTTATAATATCCTCGAAATACCCGTTGGTGGAGAATATTCTCTCGTGCTGTCTGATGGAAGCAAGGTTTGGCTGAATGCCGCATCCAGACTGAAATTTCCAGTAAAGTTCACAGGCGATTCACGCGAAGTGGAAGTAAGTGGCGAAGCATATTTCGAGATCGCAAAGAACAAATCAAAACCTTTCCGCGTCCGCTTCAATAACTCAACAGTGGAAGTATTGGGCACACATTTCAATGTAAGCGCCTATGAAAACGATCATGTGCAGGCCGTAACACTCCTTGAAGGATCAGTGAAAGTGCTCAACCCATTGAGCCAGGTAATGATCAAGCCAGGTGAACAGGCAAGGCTTTCAACTTCCAGCACCATCAGTGTGAAGCAGGTGGATGCTGAAGAAGCAGTAGCCTGGAAGAACGGTTACTTCTCCTTTGCAGATGAAGACATCAAAAGCATCATGAAAAAACTCGCCCGCTGGTATGGCTTCTCAGCCGAATACCACGGCAATGTGGATGGTGAACGTTTTGGTGGTATGATCTCGAGATTCAAAAATATTTCTGAAGTGCTCAGTATGTTCGAGAGAACAGGAACTATACAATTCAAACTGATACAGGGTGATGCTTCCGGAAAAGGAAGAAAGATCATCATAACAAAATAA